The following proteins come from a genomic window of Montipora capricornis isolate CH-2021 chromosome 9, ASM3666992v2, whole genome shotgun sequence:
- the LOC138017411 gene encoding neurofilament heavy polypeptide-like — MTVCIKRKNENLRLAKKAKLPKQEKHPKQAKQLKQAKHHKQPKHPEQAKHLKQAKHPKQAQYLGQVKHPTQAKHLKQAKHLKQAKHPKQSKHLEQVKHPEQVKHLKQAKHLKEPKHQEQAKHLKQAKHPEQVKHPKQAKHPEKAKHFKQAKHPKQAKHPEKAKHPKQAKHPEQVKHPKQAKHPEKAKHFKQAKHPKQAKHPRQAKHLKQAKHLKQAKQLEQVKHPRQAKHPKQAKHLKQAKHPKQAKHPEKAKHFKQAKHPKQAKHLEQAKQLKQAKHLKQAKHLKQAKQLEQVKHPKQAKHPKQAKHPKQAKHHNQAKHPKQAKHPKQAKHPEKAKHFKQAKHPKQAKHLEQAKHLKQAKHLKQAKHLKQAKHPEQVKHPKQAKHPEKAKHFKQAKHPKQAKHPRQAKHLKQAKHLKQAKQLEQHPKQAKHPKKAKHLKQAKYLEQVKHPKQAKHPKQAKHQQVKRLEQAKHPKQAKHPKQAKHPKQAKHLKQAKHLKQAKYLKQAKHPKQSKHVKQAKHPKRPKHLKQAKHFKQAKYLKQAKYLKEAKYLKQAKHSKQAKHLKQEKHPKQAKHLKQAKHLEQHPKQAKHPKQAKHPKQAKHLKQAKHLKQAKHPKQAKYLEQVKHPTQAKHLKQAKHLKQAKHPKQAKHPKQSKHLEQVKHTERVTHPKQAKNLKQAKHPKQAKNLKQEKQPKQAKNPEQAKHVKQAKHLKQAKHLEQQAEHPKQAKYLKQAKHLKQAKHLEQVKHPTQAKHPKQAKHLKQAKLPKKAKHLKQAKYLEQVKHPKQAKHPKQAKYLKQAKHLKQAKHLKQAKHPKQAKHLKQAKYLEQVNHPKEASTPSKQSTPSKQSSPRKQSTSSKQITSNK; from the exons ATGACGGTCTGCATAA AGAGGAAAAACGAAAACCTTCGGCTAGCCAAGAAAGCAAAGCTCCCGAAGCAAGaaaagcaccccaagcaagcaaagcaactcaagcaagcaaagcatcACAAGCAACCAAAGCACCCGGAGCAAgcgaagcacctcaagcaagcaaagcaccccaagcaagcaCAGTACCTCGGACAAGTAAAGCACCCCacgcaagcaaagcacctcaagcaagcaaagcacctcaagcaagcaaagcaccccaaaCAATCAAAGCACCTCGAACAAGTAAAGCACCCCGAGcaagtgaagcacctcaagcaagcaaagcacctcaaggaACCAAAGCACCAAGAGCAAgcgaagcacctcaagcaagcaaagcaccccgAACAAGTAAAGCAcccaaagcaagcaaagcacccagAGAAAGCAAAACacttcaagcaagcaaagcaccccaagcaagcaaagcacccagagaaagcaaagcaccccaagcaagcaaagcaccccgAACAAGTAAAGCAcccaaagcaagcaaagcacccagAGAAAGCAAAACacttcaagcaagcaaagcaccccaagcaagcaaagcaccctaggcaagcaaagcacctcaagcaagcaaagcaccttaAGCAAGCAAAGCAGCTCGAACAAGTAAAGCACCCTAggcaagcaaagcaccccaagcaagcaaagcacctcaagcaagcaaagcaccccaaaCAAGCGAAGCACCCAGAGAAAGCAAAACacttcaagcaagcaaagcaccccaaaCAAGCAAAGCACCTCGAACAAGCAAAGCaactcaagcaagcaaagcacctcaagcaagcaaagcacctcaagcaagcaaagcagcTCGAACAAGTAAAGCACCctaagcaagcaaagcaccccaagcaagcaaagcaccccaagcaagcaaagcaccacaaccaagcaaagcaccccaagcaagcaaagcaccccaaaCAAGCGAAGCACCCAGAGAAAGCAAAACatttcaagcaagcaaagcaccccaaacaagcaaagcacctcgaacaagcaaagcacctcaagcaagcaaagcacctcaagcaagcaaagcacctcaagcaagcaaagcaccccgAACAAGTAAAGCAcccaaagcaagcaaagcacccagAGAAAGCAAAACacttcaagcaagcaaagcaccccaagcaagcaaagcaccctaggcaagcaaagcacctcaagcaagcaaagcaccttaAGCAAGCAAAGCAGCTCGAACAA caccccaagcaagcaaagcaccccaagaaagcaaagcacctcaagcaagcaaagtacCTCGAACAAGTAAAGCACCctaagcaagcaaagcaccccaagcaagcaaagcaccagCAAGTAAAGCGCCTCGAacaagcaaagcaccccaagcaagcaaagcaccccaagcaagcaaagcaccccaagcaagcaaagcacctcaagcaagcaaagcacctcaagcaagcaaagtacctcaagcaagcaaagcacccaaAGCAATCAAAGCATgtaaagcaagcaaagcaccccaagcgacctaagcacctcaagcaagcaaagcacttcaagcaagcaaagtacctcaagcaagcaaagtacCTCAAGGAAGCAAAgtacctcaagcaagcaaagcactccaagcaagcaaagcacctcaagcaagaaAAGCAcccaaagcaagcaaagcacctcaagcaagcaaagcacctcgaACAA CACCctaagcaagcaaagcaccccaagcaagcaaagcaccccaagcaagcaaagcacctcaagcaagcaaagcacctcaagcaagcaaagcaccccaagcaagcaaAGTACCTCGAACAAGTAAAGCACCCCacgcaagcaaagcacctcaagcaagcaaagcacctcaagcaagcaaagcaccccaagcaagcaaagcaccccaagcaatcAAAGCACCTCGAACAAGTAAAGCACACCGAGCGAGTGACGCACCCCAAGCAAGCAAAgaacctcaagcaagcaaagcaccccaagcaagcaaAGAACCTCAAGCAAGAAAAGCAACCGAAGCAAGCAAAGAACCCCGAGCAAGCAAAGCACGTCAaacaagcaaagcacctcaagcaagcaaagcacctcgaACAA CAAGCAGagcaccccaagcaagcaaagtacctcaagcaagcaaagcacctcaagcaagcaaagcacctcgaACAAGTAAAGCACCCCAcgcaagcaaagcaccccaagcaagcaaagcacctcaagcaagcaaagctcCCCAAgaaagcaaagcacctcaagcaagcaaagtacCTCGAACAAGTAAAGCACCctaagcaagcaaagcaccccaagcaagcaaagtacctcaagcaagcaaagcacctcaagcaagcaaagcacctcaagcaagcaaagcaccccaagcaagcaaagcacctcaagcaagcaaagtacCTCGAACAAGTAAATCATCCTAAGGAAGCAAGCACTCCAAGCAAGCAGagcaccccaagcaagcaaagcTCCCCAAgaaagcaaagcacctcaagcaagcaaattACCTCGAACAAGTAA